A region from the Triticum urartu cultivar G1812 chromosome 1, Tu2.1, whole genome shotgun sequence genome encodes:
- the LOC125536560 gene encoding transcription factor WRKY45-2-like, whose amino-acid sequence MAALVTPAASVVSELVVRGRESAAVLEALLQGGSPQEHGGIRELAAEILLCCDRALAALHGRDGVHAVALASRKRRSSEPDGAASQTRPKRRMRASSGSTAMRVEKRSTAEDGHIWRKYGQKEITHSKHPRLYFRCSYKHDIGCPATRQVQQPDDDLSLYVITYFGDHTCCHGDEAVAAAEEKDVKMQPFVINFGIGSATESSTSGSPWQNSDDGDGRSEIPRSSHAVCLPEGGEADELRLKVTKVETTSLGSQPASPAAAELSSSPDVSCASPAWDPLSSCWEWDQFVESSFDFVSRFIDFDDFGLYQ is encoded by the exons ATGGCGGCACTCGTCACTCCAGCTGCTTCGGTGGTGTCCGAGCTGGTGGTGCGGGGCCGGGAGTCCGCCGCCGTCCTCGAGGCCCTGCTCCAGGGGGGCTCGCCGCAGGAGCACGGCGGGATCCGGGAGCTCGCCGCGGAGATCCTTCTCTGTTGCGACCGCGCCCTCGCCGCGCTCCACGGTCGCGACGGCGTCCATGCGGTCGCGCTCGCCAGCAGGAAGCGCAGGTCGTCGGAGCCCGACGGCGCAGCCTCTCAGACGAGGCCGAAAAGAAG GATGCGCGCGAGCAGCGGATCGACGGCGATGAGGGTCGAGAAGCGATCGACGGCGGAGGACGGGCACATATGGAGGAAGTACGGGCAGAAGGAGATCACGCACAGCAAGCACCCGAGGCTCTACTTCAGGTGCTCCTACAAGCACGACATCGGCTGCCCGGCGACGAGGCAGGTCCAGCAGCCGGACGACGACCTCTCCCTCTACGTCATCACCTACTTCGGCGACCACACCTGCTGCCACGGCGACGAAGCCGTCGCCGCCGCAGAGGAAAAGGACGTCAAGATGCAGCCGTTCGTCATCAACTTCGGGATCGGGTCGGCCACAGAGAGCAGCACCAGCGGCTCGCCTTGGCAAAACTCTGATGACGGTGATGGCCGGAGCGAGATCCCACGCTCGTCGCACGCCGTATGCTTGCCGGAGGGAGGAGAAGCAGATGAACTGCGACTGAAGGTGACCAAAGTTGAGACAACTTCGTTAGGCTCGCAGCCAGCGAGCCCGGCGGCGGCAGAGCTGAGCTCGTCACCCGACGTTTCCTGTGCTTCCCCAGCATGGGATCCTTTATCCAGCTGCTGGGAGTGGGATCAATTCGTCGAGAGCTCATTCGATTTCGTTAGTAGATTCATCGATTTCGATGACTTTGGTTTGTACCAATAG